The following coding sequences lie in one Spea bombifrons isolate aSpeBom1 chromosome 5, aSpeBom1.2.pri, whole genome shotgun sequence genomic window:
- the BET1 gene encoding BET1 homolog: MARDGMKHRDGAPRHEMSGYSMQEEENERLTESLRMKASALKSLSIDIGTEVKYHNKLLGEMDSDFDSAGGILGATMGRLKVLSRGSQTKLLCYMMLFSLFVFFVIYWFLKLR; this comes from the exons ATGGCTCGGGATGGGATGAAGCACCGAGACGGGGCTCCGCGCCACGAAATGAGCGGCTACAGCATGCAGGAGGAGGAGAACGAGAGGCTGACTGAGAGCCTGAGGATGAAAGCCAGCGCGTTAAAATCT ctaTCCATTGATATTGGAACCGAAGTTAAATATCACAATAAATTGCTAGGAGAAATG GATTCGGATTTTGACTCTGCAGGTGGAATTTTAGGGGCTACGATGGGCAGACTGAAAGTTTTATCAAGAGGCAGCCAGACTAAGCTTCTTTGCTACATGATgttgttttcattatttgttttctttgtaattTACTGGTTTCTCAAACTCAGGTGA